In Desulfobacterales bacterium, the genomic window GCCAAAAACCCTTTTAAAGGAAAAGCGCCCTTTTTTATACCATTTTAAAATTTACACAAAAGATTATACACTACCCTTTTTCCTGCTCAACCTCCTGGCTTTCTTTGTTCACCAGATCCTGCAACTGACCGACAGACTCTATCAAGAATGCCGAAGCGGATTTAGCTCCCGCATCGAATTCTGGAATCAGCTGCGCTGTACGATCCGCGTTTTGATTTTTGCCGACTTTGAGCACCTGCTCGCCTTTATCATCGATCCACCCGAATCCCGGCCCCCTTAAAATTTTTGTGTTTGCACAGAACATTATCCCTTTACATGAAAATCGGCGAGATCCTTACGCCCTGCTATTGCCCGACGGCAAAAACGGTCTTTAGAAATCAAATTCCGTACCCTGGTTCTGACACATAAAACCCTTAAATTGCTATCCGTGTCCGTCTACCCGACCCTTTTGTTCTTTCGTTTCCGTTATCAAATCCCGCTGAATCCCTCACCGAGAATTCCTGGGGAGGCGCTAAATGGCTTGACTAAAACGGGATTATCAGACATGATACCTTGTTATAATTCAGCGATGCCCCATCGAGCGGAATCCTCGATGGTCGTATACTAGAGGCTGGAAAGGTTTCGGGGGTCAGGGATCGGGAATTAGGAGTTATCAGTGGCGCTGAAAAGTTATCGCGATATGGTTCACATACTGAGGTACAAACCCATGTTAGACGAAACAATGGACACAAAATGGTGAATTGATTGCCTACCGTATTCAGAGATGGTCCCTATCGCTTCTTTTTTTATGCTAGTGATCGCGATGAGCCATATCACATCCATGTCGAACGAGATGAAAAAGTCGCGAAGTACTGGCTCGATCCAATCCGCCTTCATAATAGTGGTGGATTTAATCGCTTTGAATTAAAGCAGATTCGTAGTATTGTTGAAAAAAGTCAAGAATCTTTGATGGAGGCATGGAATGAATATTTTAGCCGTTGAACTCGAAATCCCCTATGCTGTGGATGTACATTCGACGGAGGACACCCTAACCGTTGACTTCAGTGATGGGCGCACCATTTCGGTTCCATTGGGTTGGTATCCCCGCCTTGAGCATGCCAGCCCGGGAGAACGAGCGAACTGGAGGCTTATCGGCAAAGGTCAAGGAATCCACTGGGAAGACATAGACGAAGACATAAGTGTAGAGGGTCTTCTTGCCGGAAAACCGTCCGGAGAGAGTCAGGCTTCTTTTAAAAAATGGCTTCTTGGACGACAGGCTCGTCCGGCAGCAGAATTCAGCTGACATCAAAAATTGATTCATATGAAATTCGAACCGGTTATCGGGCTTGAAGTGCATGCCCAGCTCAAAACCAAAACAAAAATATTCTGCAGTTGTTCAACCCGATTCGGGGCGCCCCCCAACACCCATACCTGTCCGGTCTGTCTGGGAATGCCGGGGGTCTTGCCGGTATTGAACAAAAAAGTGGTGGAGTTTGCCCTGCGCATGGCTCTTGCCACAAACTGTCAAATTGCCCGAGAAAGCCGATTTGCCCGCAAAAACTACTTCTATCCCGACCTTCCCAAGGGGTATCAGATTTCCCAGTATGAGCTGCCCATCGGCGCCGGCGGATTTATTGAAATCGAGGATGACGGCATCCGTCGGCGGATCGGGATCACGCGCATCCACATGG contains:
- a CDS encoding DUF4160 domain-containing protein, whose amino-acid sequence is MPTVFRDGPYRFFFYASDRDEPYHIHVERDEKVAKYWLDPIRLHNSGGFNRFELKQIRSIVEKSQESLMEAWNEYFSR
- a CDS encoding DUF2442 domain-containing protein, which translates into the protein MNILAVELEIPYAVDVHSTEDTLTVDFSDGRTISVPLGWYPRLEHASPGERANWRLIGKGQGIHWEDIDEDISVEGLLAGKPSGESQASFKKWLLGRQARPAAEFS